The proteins below come from a single Rosa rugosa chromosome 2, drRosRugo1.1, whole genome shotgun sequence genomic window:
- the LOC133727777 gene encoding probable LRR receptor-like serine/threonine-protein kinase At1g56140, giving the protein MIMFIGNNKLNGALSESKSSSLLNVDLSYNNLVGSIPSWVNGTSLQLNLVANNFTLDSSNSRKLSRDNYGDYVIPRGSHQV; this is encoded by the exons ATGATTATGTTTATTGGAAACAATAAGTTGAATGGCGCTCTCTCTGAATCGAAAAGCTCATCTCTTCTCAATGT AGATTTATCATACAATAATCTAGTTGGGAGCATTCCTTCTTGGGTCAACGGAACGAGTTTACAGCT TAATTTAGTTGCCAACAACTTCACCCTTGACAGTTCAAACAGCAG GAAGCTGTCAAGGGACAATTATGGAGATTACGTGATCCCCAGGGGAAGCCACCAGGTGTAA